Proteins from a genomic interval of Lysobacter stagni:
- the bioF gene encoding 8-amino-7-oxononanoate synthase, whose protein sequence is MSRPAWRDRIAEARAQREADSRVRVRRIVSHRDGARCIVEGRSLLNFCGNDYLGLSQHFAVVGALQDAASREGAGGVGSHLVCGHHQLHDTLERELADWLGAPRALLFGSGYLANLAVLQSLLGDEDVCVEDRLNHASLIDAARMAGCRLRRYPHGDAEGAIRQLRSMPEGMALLATDGVFSMDGDIAPLRELALVARVQKALLYVDDAHGVGVVGPDGRGSVAASKLGVNDVPLQLATLGKALGGYGAAVLGEADLIGHLAETARPYLYTTALPPAQAAATLAAVKLARTEHWRRNKLDELVGRFRERAQRAGLALMDSQTPIQPVLCGDDASALALAGALEQAGYWVAAIRPPTVPEGRARLRVTLSALHGVADVDGLVDAMAKARDRARLGLPAAGSRETVVTR, encoded by the coding sequence CGCCCAGCGCGAGGCGGACTCGCGCGTACGCGTGCGCCGCATCGTCAGCCATCGCGACGGCGCCCGCTGCATCGTCGAAGGCCGTTCCCTGCTGAACTTCTGCGGCAACGACTACCTCGGCCTGTCTCAGCATTTCGCCGTGGTCGGCGCCCTTCAGGACGCCGCCTCGCGCGAAGGCGCCGGCGGCGTCGGCTCGCACCTGGTGTGCGGCCACCACCAGCTTCACGACACGCTGGAACGCGAACTGGCCGACTGGCTGGGCGCGCCCCGCGCGCTGCTGTTCGGGTCGGGATACCTGGCCAACCTCGCCGTGCTCCAGTCGCTGCTGGGCGACGAGGACGTGTGCGTGGAAGACCGGCTCAACCACGCCAGCCTGATCGACGCCGCACGCATGGCCGGCTGCCGCCTGCGTCGCTACCCGCACGGCGATGCCGAGGGGGCGATCCGCCAGCTGCGCAGCATGCCCGAGGGCATGGCGCTGCTGGCCACCGACGGCGTTTTCAGCATGGACGGCGACATCGCGCCGCTGCGCGAGCTGGCCCTGGTGGCGCGCGTGCAGAAGGCGCTGCTGTACGTGGACGACGCCCATGGCGTCGGCGTGGTCGGCCCGGACGGGCGCGGCAGCGTCGCGGCCTCGAAGCTGGGCGTCAACGATGTCCCGCTGCAGCTGGCCACGCTGGGCAAGGCGCTGGGCGGTTACGGCGCGGCCGTGCTGGGCGAGGCGGACCTGATCGGCCACCTGGCCGAAACCGCGCGCCCGTACCTCTACACCACCGCGCTGCCGCCGGCCCAGGCCGCGGCGACGCTGGCGGCGGTCAAGCTCGCCCGCACCGAACACTGGCGCCGCAACAAGCTCGACGAACTCGTTGGCCGTTTCCGCGAGCGCGCCCAGCGCGCCGGTCTGGCGCTGATGGATTCGCAGACCCCCATCCAGCCCGTGCTGTGCGGCGACGATGCCAGTGCGCTGGCCTTGGCGGGTGCGCTGGAGCAGGCCGGCTACTGGGTCGCAGCCATCCGTCCGCCGACGGTGCCGGAAGGCCGCGCACGCCTGCGCGTGACGCTGTCCGCGCTGCATGGCGTGGCCGACGTGGACGGCCTGGTCGATGCGATGGCCAAGGCCCGCGATCGCGCGCGGCTGGGCCTGCCCGCCGCCGGATCGCGGGAAACCGTCGTGACGCGATGA
- a CDS encoding ACT domain-containing protein: MSGERDLARLLAALSVSSRDGEFAFVTRATADPGLAVTASASVRETEGFTYVVPCAVADAHGLPYDFRAAWLTLDVHSALDSVGLTAAVSGALARHGIPCNVLAGFHHDHLLVAADRRDDALAVLAALAQDGHT, translated from the coding sequence ATGAGCGGCGAGCGCGACCTCGCGCGCCTGCTTGCCGCCCTGTCGGTGAGTTCGCGCGACGGCGAGTTCGCCTTCGTGACCCGCGCCACCGCCGATCCCGGCCTGGCCGTCACCGCCTCGGCCAGCGTCCGCGAAACGGAGGGTTTCACCTACGTGGTGCCCTGCGCGGTCGCCGACGCACACGGCCTGCCGTACGATTTCCGCGCCGCCTGGCTCACGCTGGACGTGCACTCGGCACTGGATTCGGTCGGCCTGACGGCCGCCGTGTCCGGCGCGCTGGCCCGACACGGCATACCGTGCAATGTCCTGGCCGGCTTCCACCACGATCATCTCCTGGTCGCGGCCGACCGCCGCGACGACGCACTCGCGGTGCTGGCGGCCCTGGCGCAGGACGGCCACACCTGA
- the bioH gene encoding pimeloyl-ACP methyl ester esterase BioH, which translates to MYIQTRGQGPALALIHGWAMHGGLFAPLVERLSDRYTLHLVDLPGHGHAREDTAPLVPDVLAAELVARVPDAVWLGWSLGGQFALRAALDFPEEVRGLIMVASSPRFVIDEGWPHGVKPQLFRDFGEALGRDFRGTLEGFLALEALGSSYAQEELRSLKAQAFERGEPAPRALQEGLVLLDRLDLRAELAQLRVPSLWISGRRDRLIPAGAMPAAAAMAHDARSVVIANAGHAPFLGAADEVAAQIDAFMRAVTAPA; encoded by the coding sequence ATGTACATCCAGACGCGCGGGCAGGGTCCCGCGCTGGCACTGATCCACGGCTGGGCCATGCACGGCGGGCTGTTCGCACCGCTGGTCGAACGCCTGTCCGATCGCTACACGCTGCACCTGGTCGACCTGCCCGGCCATGGCCACGCACGCGAGGACACCGCCCCGCTGGTCCCCGACGTGCTCGCCGCCGAGCTGGTCGCGCGCGTGCCCGACGCGGTCTGGCTGGGCTGGTCGCTGGGTGGGCAGTTCGCCCTGCGCGCCGCACTGGATTTTCCGGAGGAGGTGCGCGGACTGATCATGGTCGCGTCCTCGCCGCGCTTCGTGATCGACGAAGGCTGGCCGCACGGTGTGAAGCCGCAGTTGTTCCGCGACTTCGGTGAAGCGCTGGGCCGCGATTTCCGCGGCACGCTGGAAGGCTTCCTCGCGCTGGAAGCGCTGGGTTCCAGCTACGCACAGGAAGAACTGCGCAGCCTCAAGGCACAGGCCTTCGAACGCGGCGAGCCCGCACCGCGCGCCCTGCAGGAGGGCCTGGTGCTGCTGGACCGGCTGGACCTGCGCGCCGAACTGGCACAGCTGCGCGTGCCGAGTCTGTGGATTTCCGGTCGCCGTGACCGCCTCATCCCCGCCGGCGCCATGCCCGCGGCGGCGGCGATGGCGCACGACGCACGCAGCGTGGTGATCGCCAACGCCGGACACGCCCCGTTCCTGGGTGCAGCCGACGAAGTCGCCGCGCAGATCGACGCCTTCATGCGCGCGGTGACCGCGCCCGCCTGA
- the bioC gene encoding malonyl-ACP O-methyltransferase BioC, with protein MTDTFDHRQVRRAFSRAAHGYDDAAALQREVASRLMEQLDYLDDPALDRAPPQVVLDIGCGPGHASVAMQKRWPKAQVLALDLALPMLRETRHNAGGWRPFARRPDALCADARALPLRDASVDILFSNLCLQWVEDLPAVFAGFRRVLKPDGLLLVSTFGLDTLHELRGAFAQADNAPHVSPFVSIAQFGDALIAAGFKNPVLDRDEFVMGHDDLPGLMRELRTLGATNAMSERRRSLTGRARFARAADAYEPWRRDGRLPATWEVIYAHAWGPQPGQPIRVGGVDEVHVPVSGIRIRKRP; from the coding sequence ATGACCGACACCTTCGACCACCGCCAGGTCCGCCGCGCCTTCTCGCGTGCCGCACACGGCTATGACGATGCCGCCGCGCTGCAGCGCGAAGTGGCCTCGCGCCTGATGGAACAGCTGGACTACCTCGACGATCCCGCACTCGATCGCGCGCCGCCGCAGGTCGTGCTGGATATCGGTTGCGGTCCCGGCCACGCCAGCGTCGCGATGCAGAAACGCTGGCCCAAGGCGCAGGTGCTCGCGCTGGACCTGGCGCTGCCCATGCTGCGCGAAACGCGCCATAACGCCGGCGGCTGGCGGCCTTTCGCGCGTCGTCCCGACGCGTTGTGCGCCGATGCGCGCGCGCTGCCGTTGCGCGACGCCAGCGTCGACATCCTGTTCTCCAACCTGTGCCTGCAGTGGGTCGAAGACCTGCCTGCCGTGTTCGCCGGCTTCCGTCGCGTGCTCAAGCCCGACGGCCTGCTGCTGGTGTCCACCTTCGGCCTGGATACGCTGCACGAACTGCGCGGCGCGTTCGCGCAGGCCGACAACGCGCCGCATGTGAGCCCGTTCGTGTCGATCGCGCAGTTCGGCGATGCGCTGATCGCGGCGGGCTTCAAGAACCCCGTGCTGGACCGAGACGAGTTCGTGATGGGCCACGACGACCTGCCCGGCCTGATGCGCGAACTGCGCACGCTGGGCGCGACGAACGCGATGAGCGAGCGCCGCCGCAGCCTTACCGGCCGCGCGCGTTTCGCCCGCGCCGCCGATGCCTACGAACCGTGGCGCCGGGACGGCCGCCTGCCGGCGACGTGGGAAGTGATCTACGCGCACGCGTGGGGCCCGCAACCGGGCCAGCCGATCCGCGTGGGCGGCGTCGACGAAGTGCACGTCCCGGTCAGCGGCATCCGCATCCGGAAACGCCCATGA
- a CDS encoding multidrug resistance efflux transporter family protein gives MNARRTALAAVAIALASAFFFTCTYVLNRAAAVEGGHWAWTACLRYLITLPLLLPVMPWQGGIAPVWRAIRAHPGPWLLWSGIGFVLFYVCLSYAASSGPSWLIAGTFQLTVIAGMLCAPFLYKDARARIPRAALATGLLVVAGVLTLQFGHRGGALDRDAWVALALVAVSAFAYPLGNRGLLLHLERAGVELNATQRVFGMTLASQPMWWAIAALTFAQVGAPSLGQVSLAAGVALGAGVIATVLFFQATGMVRHNPTALAAAEAMQAAEILFATVIGVLWLGEAWPQGRALAGAVIVVVGIVVFSLVAARASAGDRRAVQEMRGDRGA, from the coding sequence ATGAACGCGCGCCGCACCGCGCTGGCGGCCGTCGCCATCGCGCTGGCATCGGCGTTCTTCTTCACCTGTACCTATGTGCTCAACCGCGCCGCGGCCGTCGAAGGCGGCCACTGGGCGTGGACCGCGTGCCTGCGCTACCTGATCACGTTGCCGCTGCTGTTGCCGGTGATGCCGTGGCAGGGCGGCATTGCGCCGGTGTGGCGCGCGATCCGTGCGCATCCCGGCCCGTGGCTGTTGTGGAGCGGCATCGGCTTCGTGCTGTTCTACGTGTGCCTGAGCTACGCCGCATCAAGCGGGCCTTCATGGCTGATCGCCGGCACGTTCCAGCTCACCGTGATCGCCGGCATGCTGTGTGCGCCGTTCCTCTACAAGGACGCACGCGCGCGCATCCCGCGCGCCGCGCTGGCCACGGGCCTGCTGGTGGTGGCGGGCGTGCTGACGCTGCAGTTCGGCCATCGCGGCGGCGCACTCGATCGCGATGCCTGGGTGGCGCTGGCGCTGGTTGCGGTGTCGGCCTTCGCCTATCCGCTGGGCAACCGTGGCCTGCTGCTGCACCTGGAGCGCGCCGGCGTCGAACTCAACGCCACGCAGCGCGTGTTCGGCATGACCCTGGCCAGCCAGCCGATGTGGTGGGCCATCGCCGCACTCACCTTCGCCCAGGTGGGAGCGCCGTCGCTGGGGCAGGTATCGCTGGCCGCCGGCGTTGCGTTGGGCGCGGGCGTGATCGCCACGGTGCTGTTCTTCCAGGCCACCGGCATGGTGCGTCACAACCCGACCGCGTTGGCGGCCGCCGAGGCGATGCAGGCGGCGGAGATCCTGTTCGCCACCGTGATCGGCGTGTTGTGGCTGGGCGAAGCCTGGCCGCAGGGCCGCGCGCTCGCGGGTGCGGTGATCGTGGTGGTCGGCATCGTGGTGTTCAGCCTCGTCGCGGCGCGCGCGTCTGCGGGCGACCGTCGCGCGGTGCAGGAGATGCGCGGCGATCGCGGGGCGTGA
- a CDS encoding ArnT family glycosyltransferase yields the protein MPSVLRSPVLWVALLSAVLALAFLGVRGIWDPDEGRYTNVALNMLDSGDWLSPRRSHEVGHWTKPPLTYWAIASSVAVFGANPWAARLPAALSYLLCVWFAGRIATRLSPGSGVTAAAVYASMLFAFGASQFITTDYVLAAMVNLAMWAFVEARFGHSRSPRGWLALMWVGFALAFVTKGPPGLVTLPVVLLFDFLLPGQRGSRVLQWSGVLLFVLLAAPWYLAVFANNPGLFGYFVGDEVVNRVLTNEFGRHGQWYGWLQIYVPTLLLGTLPWTPALLRWARSLPGLVRPWFTDAQRREHDAPWLLLVLWVLLPLTVFCLARSRLPLYVLPLFVPLAVTVALQRQREGRGLPRWPWLAAWSALLAGLALAAAAWPTHKNAADWADAIRARAPAPINEVVFVEDMARYGLHLHLGRGTQIEKLSIDELRQPRFNPAYDEPLAVELDERESGVVWICKEGDWPRVHERIVERGYRAVTLGTPWRGRVMFRVEAVR from the coding sequence ATGCCGTCTGTCCTGCGCTCGCCCGTGTTGTGGGTCGCCCTGCTCTCGGCCGTGCTGGCGCTGGCCTTCCTCGGCGTGCGCGGCATCTGGGATCCCGACGAGGGCCGTTACACCAATGTCGCGCTGAACATGCTCGACAGCGGCGACTGGCTCAGTCCGCGCCGCAGCCACGAGGTCGGCCACTGGACCAAGCCCCCGCTGACCTACTGGGCCATCGCGAGCAGCGTCGCCGTGTTCGGCGCGAACCCGTGGGCCGCACGTTTGCCGGCCGCGCTGTCGTACCTGCTGTGCGTGTGGTTCGCCGGGCGCATCGCCACGCGTCTGTCGCCCGGCAGCGGCGTCACCGCCGCCGCGGTCTATGCCTCGATGCTGTTCGCCTTCGGGGCTTCGCAGTTCATCACCACCGATTACGTGCTGGCGGCGATGGTGAACCTGGCGATGTGGGCGTTCGTCGAAGCGCGTTTCGGCCACTCCCGGTCTCCGCGCGGCTGGCTGGCGCTGATGTGGGTGGGCTTCGCGCTGGCGTTCGTGACCAAGGGGCCACCGGGGCTGGTCACGCTGCCGGTGGTGCTGCTGTTCGATTTCCTGCTGCCCGGACAACGCGGCTCGCGCGTGCTGCAGTGGTCCGGCGTGTTGCTGTTCGTGCTGCTTGCCGCACCTTGGTACCTGGCGGTGTTCGCCAACAATCCGGGGCTGTTCGGCTATTTCGTCGGCGATGAAGTGGTCAACCGCGTGTTGACCAACGAGTTCGGCCGCCACGGGCAGTGGTATGGCTGGCTGCAGATCTACGTGCCGACGCTGCTGCTGGGCACGTTGCCATGGACACCGGCGCTGCTGCGCTGGGCGCGCTCACTGCCCGGTCTGGTGCGTCCGTGGTTCACCGATGCCCAGCGTCGCGAGCACGACGCGCCGTGGTTGCTGCTCGTGCTGTGGGTGCTGCTGCCGCTGACAGTGTTCTGCCTGGCGCGCTCGCGGCTTCCGCTGTACGTGTTGCCGTTGTTCGTGCCACTGGCGGTGACGGTGGCCTTGCAGCGCCAGCGCGAAGGCCGCGGCCTGCCGCGATGGCCGTGGCTGGCGGCATGGTCCGCACTGCTGGCGGGGCTGGCGCTCGCCGCCGCGGCCTGGCCGACACACAAGAATGCGGCCGACTGGGCCGACGCGATCCGCGCACGCGCGCCGGCACCCATCAACGAAGTGGTGTTCGTCGAGGACATGGCGCGCTACGGCCTGCACCTGCACCTGGGGCGCGGCACGCAGATCGAGAAGCTCTCCATCGACGAACTGCGCCAGCCGCGCTTCAACCCCGCCTACGACGAACCACTCGCGGTGGAGCTGGACGAACGCGAGAGCGGCGTGGTGTGGATCTGCAAGGAAGGCGACTGGCCGCGGGTGCACGAGCGCATCGTCGAACGCGGCTATCGCGCCGTGACGCTGGGAACCCCCTGGCGCGGACGCGTCATGTTCCGCGTGGAGGCGGTGCGCTGA
- a CDS encoding ketosteroid isomerase-related protein, with the protein MKIDGTRSNDRATELILAYYAAFNRGDWDGMLALLGEDIQHDLNQGPREIGHEAFSAFLQRMARSYREQLHDIVVMVSPDGARAAAEYIVHGEYLADDAGLPAAHGQKYVLPGGAFFEVRDGRIRRVTNYYNLEDWIAQVGG; encoded by the coding sequence ATGAAGATCGACGGAACCCGCTCCAACGACCGCGCCACCGAACTGATCCTGGCCTACTACGCGGCGTTCAACCGAGGCGACTGGGACGGCATGCTCGCGCTGCTGGGCGAGGACATCCAGCACGACCTCAACCAGGGTCCGCGGGAGATCGGCCACGAAGCATTCTCGGCATTCCTGCAGCGCATGGCCCGCAGCTATCGCGAGCAGCTCCACGACATCGTGGTGATGGTCTCGCCCGACGGCGCGCGCGCGGCGGCGGAGTACATCGTGCACGGCGAGTACCTGGCCGACGATGCCGGCCTGCCGGCGGCACACGGGCAGAAGTACGTGCTGCCCGGCGGCGCGTTCTTCGAGGTGCGCGACGGCCGCATCCGCCGCGTGACCAACTACTACAACCTCGAGGACTGGATCGCGCAGGTCGGCGGCTGA
- a CDS encoding V4R domain-containing protein: MVDLEFRVVSDRREGLLLALGQAVIAHGFTLLRQRMASGNDGVVLTMLVRGPHTGLTQLEECLGTHPLVRSFEAGRPDGVVPVVEAPPEVGELPSPMRTNTLPTIADSRRIEALLPQLARDYPNIFIPLLALERELRPDQREPALRYVGQRVGAWVYKRDFAPGRHMDLGEAVRHVALPAMRQIVQAELHEGSLCVRNSPFCHRGQHGACCHFLRGMLGGLLGGPHGAPGLRVIENQCRNNGAEICSFEFRA; the protein is encoded by the coding sequence ATGGTGGATCTTGAGTTTCGCGTGGTCTCCGACCGGCGCGAAGGGTTGCTGCTGGCCCTTGGCCAGGCAGTGATCGCCCATGGCTTCACGCTGCTGCGCCAGCGCATGGCCAGCGGCAACGACGGCGTGGTGCTCACCATGCTGGTGCGCGGCCCGCACACGGGCCTGACGCAGCTGGAGGAATGTCTGGGCACGCACCCGTTGGTGCGCAGTTTCGAGGCCGGTCGTCCCGACGGCGTCGTGCCCGTGGTGGAAGCGCCGCCGGAAGTGGGCGAGCTGCCCTCGCCGATGCGCACCAACACGCTGCCCACGATCGCCGATTCGCGCCGCATCGAAGCGCTGCTGCCGCAACTGGCGCGCGACTACCCGAACATCTTCATTCCGCTGCTCGCGCTGGAGCGCGAGCTCAGACCCGATCAGCGCGAGCCGGCGCTGCGCTATGTGGGCCAGCGTGTGGGCGCATGGGTATACAAGCGCGACTTCGCTCCTGGCAGGCATATGGACCTGGGTGAGGCGGTGCGCCACGTCGCGCTGCCGGCGATGCGCCAGATCGTGCAGGCCGAGCTGCACGAGGGCAGCCTGTGCGTGCGCAACAGCCCCTTCTGCCATCGCGGCCAGCACGGCGCGTGCTGCCATTTCCTGCGCGGCATGCTGGGCGGCCTGCTCGGCGGACCGCATGGAGCGCCGGGGCTTCGCGTCATCGAGAACCAGTGCCGCAACAACGGCGCGGAGATCTGCAGCTTCGAATTCAGGGCCTGA